The DNA segment CGCGAGCACGCCGGAGTCGCGGCACACCTGCTCGATGTGCTGGTTGAGGAGCCCGATGATGCGCGTCTGGAGCTTGCGGAGCTTGCCCGGGTCGAACTGTGCGAAGGCGATGCGCGACATGAGGTCTCCGCCGAAGATGGCCTGCGGGTTGAGACTCGACACCGACGCGAGCTGCTCGCCCGAGGCGAGCTCCATCAGCGTCGTCACCACGCTCGTGGTGCCGACGTCGATGGCGAGGCCGAAGGTCAGGAGATGCGTGTCGCCGGGCTCGACGGACAGGATGCGGCGGCCGAAGGAGGCGACGGTCACCTCGCCCTCGTGCTCGCGGAGCGCCTGCGGAAGCGTCTTCAGGACCTCCGGAGAGCAGTCATCGGGTGTCCGGCCGACGGCGGCGAGAACGGCCTCGAGGTCGGACGTCTGGTGGTGCTCCTCAGTGGGCAGCGTGACGCGCACCAGCCGCTTGGTCACGCCCGCGTCGATCGTGACCGGCATCGGGGCGCCCGCAGGGCGCTCGCCGCCCAGGATCTGGAAGCTCTGGTCGTCCACCGGCGGAGAGACCCGCACCGTGATCGGATCGCTTACCCGGCACTGGCAGGAGAGGCGGTAGCCCTCGCGGACGAGCGCGTCTCCCAGCTGCACCTCGTCCATGATGGTAGGCGGCGGGACGATGCCCGAAACGAACTTGACGCGGCATGAAGTACAGCGGCCGCGCCCGCCGCAGGTCGCTTCGATGTCAACCCCGGCGGCGTGGGCTGACGCGAGTATGGTCGCGCCGGATTTGGCTTGGAGGGTGAGCCCGGCGGGCAGGAGGGTGAGCGCCACCGTCGCCATGCGTTTGAAGATACCACTTCCCGCTTGACTTACCCGAGGGCTTTGCCGATAGTGACCGCACCCCATGAACCCTTGGGCGCGTCCGGCCCGCAGGTGATCAGGGAGGCCCGGTGCTCAACTACACGCTCCAGCGGCTTCTCTGGCTGATCCCGACCCTCCTCGCGATGGCGCTCGTCACGTTCCTCGTGATGCACGCCACGCCGGGCAGCCCGCTGGACCCTGTCGCCGAGGGCGCCAACCCGCTCTCGCCCGAGGCGCAGAAGAACCTCGCCGAGGCCTACGGGCTCGACAAGCCGCTCTGGGAGCAGTTCGGCATCTTCGTCGGCAAGGCGCTGCGGGGCGATTTCGGCCAGTCCTTCGTCTACAAGACGCGGACGGTGAGCGAGATCCTGATCGACGCCTTTCCGGTGTCGCTGCTCCTCGGCAGCATGGCGCTGGTGCTGGCCGTCACGGGCGGGGTGACGCTCGGCGTGCTGGCCGCCGTGTACCAGAACCGCTCGTGGGACTATGTCTCAGTCACGGTGGCGACCCTGGGTGTCAGCGTGCCTAACTTCGTTCTGGCTGTCTTTCTCATCGTGCTGTTCTCCTTCGTACTGCCGATCTTCCCAACCGGCGGCTGGAACGAACCCAAGGACTGGGTTCTGCCCACCGTGACGCTCGCGCTCGGCCCGATGGGCATCATCGCGCGCTTCACGCGCTCGAGCATGGTCGAGGTCATCCGCTCCGACTACATCCGGACGGCCCGCGCCAAGGGGTTGGCCGAGGCCCCGGTCATCCTCAAGCACGTGCTCAAGAACGCCTGCATCCCGGTGGTGACGCTCCTCGGCCCGCTCTTCGCTGCGATCGGCACCGGCTCCTTCTTCGTCGAGTCCATCTTCCGCGTCCCAGGCATGGGGCGCTTCTTCGTGCTCTCCATGACCGGCCGCGACTACCCGATGATCATGGCCGTGATCCTGCTCTACGGGGGATTCCTGACCCTCATGAATCTCGCGGTGGACCTCCTCTATGGCTTCATCGACCCCCGCATCAGGTACTAGCCTCGACGTTGCGGACCTCCTGGCGGCCGCGCCGTCCGCGGCGACGTCGGGTCTCTGGCGGGACGCCTGGCGACGACTCCTCCGCAACAAACTCGCCGTCGCGGGTGGCGTCACCGTCGTGCTGCTCTGCCTCGTAGCGATCTTCGCGAACGTCCTGGCGCCCCAGTCGTACACGAAGGCCAACTTCGGGAATATCTACGAGTTCCCCTCGCGCGAGTTCCCGTTGGGCACGGACCAGCTGGGCCGCGAC comes from the Candidatus Rokuibacteriota bacterium genome and includes:
- a CDS encoding ABC transporter permease, whose translation is MLNYTLQRLLWLIPTLLAMALVTFLVMHATPGSPLDPVAEGANPLSPEAQKNLAEAYGLDKPLWEQFGIFVGKALRGDFGQSFVYKTRTVSEILIDAFPVSLLLGSMALVLAVTGGVTLGVLAAVYQNRSWDYVSVTVATLGVSVPNFVLAVFLIVLFSFVLPIFPTGGWNEPKDWVLPTVTLALGPMGIIARFTRSSMVEVIRSDYIRTARAKGLAEAPVILKHVLKNACIPVVTLLGPLFAAIGTGSFFVESIFRVPGMGRFFVLSMTGRDYPMIMAVILLYGGFLTLMNLAVDLLYGFIDPRIRY